Part of the Vitis vinifera cultivar Pinot Noir 40024 chromosome 13, ASM3070453v1 genome is shown below.
AGTGATGGTTCAAAAACTGCCTCAAACTCCTTCCCCAAGCTTGGAGATATATTCACTATGTCTAAACTTCCTTTACCAATGTTCTTCATGTTCTTATACATTGGAATTCTAAGGTTACGATAGACCTTTACAACTCACAAAATATTCTTCCAAGACTTGGATTTACTCTCTCACAAAGACACAATGGAAAGTTTTAAAACCAAAGCAAGAGCTAGTTATAATCAATGAGGTATAAGAAAGAAAGGTGTTGGACCCTACGAGTGCAATCAATGTATATGGCATACAAGTATggtaataattatatttgaatgaGTAAAACTCACACAATAGGATCACTAATGATTTTCAAGTAGGCCTGAGAGGTTATAAATGAAGTTCATGAGTCTTTTATATCAAGTTTgtgttgaagaaaaaaatcaagtatGCAAGTAATGGTATATGAgatgtgtttctttttttttttcttgaaggtTATGCAGTtgtatatatacacaaatgtgTGGAGACTTTTtacaaacaaacaacaaaattaatgGAGCAATATCAGTCATATCGGTAGCTAGCTAGTTAATTTTCCTTTCCAGTGTCAGATTGATTTCTTCCAACTGTAGGtgatttctttccttgtaaGATGTGTGGCAGCAGTTTGGTTCTTGATGGGTGACTAATATTCTTCGTTGCCATTTGCAGATTGTTTACTTTCCATGTAAACATCTGATTGATTATTGCCTTCCCTTCACAGAATTTATCAAGCCCGGCCCCCTCAAGCTAGCAAGTAGAATGGGATAAACTCCTATCTTGAAACGAAAGTTGATGAATTGAAAATCTGGTAGAGATTTGGTGAAGACATCAACAATTTTCAAGGGTGAGGACATGTATTTTATAATGAGAGCTCCAATAGTGATATTTTCTCGTACAAAGTGGTAATCCAGCTCTATATGCTTGGTGAATGCCGAGAACGCAAGTTCGTGGACATGTGTAGGGTGCTAATATTGTCAGACAGGAGCTGAGGAGGTCGATTGAGGGGAATGTTGATATTGTGTAGTAGGTACAAAATCCATGTTAATTCAGTTGTTGTAGTCATGGCTCTGTATTTGGCCTCAACACTAGATCAGGCCACTGTAGGCTGCAATTTAGAGGACCAAGAAATGCAATTGGCAcctaaaaatatgtaaaaaccAGAAGTGATACGTCTTGTTTCAATACAACCAGCCCAATCAACATCGCAAAAACCAAAGAAAGTGAAAATACTTTGGGCAAGTGGTCAAAAACCATAGACCATGATACGTTTTAAATTGTGGAGGATGCGCTTAATAGAGGTAGgacttagaaaattttaatagacCTTGTTAACAATATGAGTGATGTTGGGTCTGGTGAAAGGGAGATACTACAATCCTCCAACTATGCTTCTGTACTCAGTAGCATCAACAAGTATTGGAACTGAATTGGTTTTGCTTACAAGCGATTGGAGTGGCCATTTTGGAGCAATCAAGCATTTAGTCACGATTCAACACATCCTTTGTGTACTTATTTTGGGATAAAAATATGCCACCAGCAAAGGACCCAATTTCGACTCCAAGAAAGTAGTGAAGTGAACCAAGGGCTTTCAATGCAAATTCCATATCGAGCTTGTTGATAAAAGTTTGTATGAGATGATAGTTGTTGCCTATCATAATAACATCGTTGACATACACTAAGAGCAATATGATTTTTACATTGTGtctataaataaatagagaTGTGTTAGCCTTGCTAAATGAAAATcccaaatcaaacaaatatttgGACAACCGATCAAACCAAGCACATGGTGATTGTTTCAACCCGTAAAGAGCTCTATTGAGCTAGCAAACATGGGAAGCATAAGTTGGATCAATAAAACCTAGAAGTTGTTCCATGTAAACTGTTTCCTTGAGAAAGCCATGAAGAAATGTGTTCTTGATGTCAAGTTGCTTCATTGTCCAATTTAAAGTGACTGCAATTGAGAGAGTAAGTCTAATGGCTGTAGGTTTTACCACAGGGCTGAAAATCTCATAAAAGTCCATTCTTGGAATTTGTGCAAAGCCCTTGGCAACAAGTCAAGCTTTGAGCCTATCTACACTTCCATTCTCTCTCTACTTGGTATGAAACACCCATTTTGAGCCAACAATATTTGTAACAAGAGGCTGAGGGACTAAAGTCCATGTGTTGTTTTGATGTAAAGCCGAAACCTCTTCTTGCATTACAGCATACCATTTTGGAGACTTTAGAGTCGTCTTCAAAGTTTTTTGGTTCCGAAATTTTGGATGTGTTGAGAGTCAACTTTGAAGCTAAGGAAGGGTTCTTAAGTAACCTTCTTCTTGTGATCATGGGTTGAACATTTGTTTCATGAAGGTGAAAGGAGTGTGAAGATTTTGTTGCCAAAAGGTGTTTCAACCTGTTGGGATGAGCTTCCTACTGCAGAATTTGATAACTGAAGTTCTAAGCCTTGTGGATCATGAACTTCAACATTGGCAGGTGAGAAATtgttgcattcatgatttgaaaatatatggttGTGGAGTGTTGCCCTTAGTTGGTATTGATTCATAACAGCAATCAGAATAAGTTGGCTGTGAGGCACTAGGAACTGCTACAGTGTTTGTTGAATTTTTCTGTGATTGTGTCTCAAAATGCTTCTTCTAAAACCATTCTTTTTCATTAGAAATGTTGTCAAAGTGAGTGATTCCTGCAATTTGGAAGTGGCATTAGAAGATAGATTGGTAGAGAAAGGAAACTCCTTTTCATCAAAGACTAAATATATTAGTATGTAAACTCTATTTGTTTCCAGTTGCAAGCACTTATACCCTTTGTGCAAAGAACTATAACCAATGAATACACATGGAAAAGtccttttctcaaatttttagtGTCCATTATCTCAAGTAGGGAAAGCATTTGCAGCCATATACTTTCAAACTGTTGTAATTTGGATGTTTGTCATATAGCCTGTTTATGGAGTTTCCATCTTTAAGGTAGAAGAAGGCAATCTATTTATCAGACATACTGCAGTTAGAAAGGAGTCAACCCAAAGTTTTAATGGAACATCATTGTAAGGCTGGTTTCTACATTGTGTCTAGGCTTCCTCTCTGCAAGACCATTTTGCTTAGGCGTTCCCGGACATGAACCTTGCTGGAAAATTCCACAATGACTTAAATGAATCAAGAAATGTGTAGAACTGAATTCACCTCCTCCATCACTTTGGAACACTTTGATTTtcctttcaaattgatttttgactaaTTTCTGAAATTTCAAGAAGCAACCAAAAAATCCAATTTCTTCTTTAAAGGATAAATCCATGTAAATCTAGTGCAAACAAAGATAAcataatacttaaaattttgagtAGAAGTCAATGAAGCTAGTCTCCAAAGGTCAGTAGTGGATTTTTCCAAGAGGAAATGATGAAACgttatttgaattaataaaaggAAGTTTACAGCGTTTCCCCATTTAACAACTAGTACAAATGGAGGGTTTGCTTATCTAGCTAGAGATGCCAATGACATTCTTTGTAATGagtattttcaaaagtttggaATGAGGGTGCCCCATCCTCTAAACTTCATGATCTACTTCTTGAAGTGCATATAGGTGTCCTTTCCTATGCCCCTTTACAACTATTCTTTGTTGTTGGTCCTTAATCACAAAACCAGATGATGTGAATTCAAAGACACAATGATTATCAGATGTAAGTCGATTACAgacaataaattctttttcagTTTTGGAACCACCACTACATCTTTCAATTTCAGTGTTCCATGGGTAGATAAAGTATGTGATATTGATAATTTGTTTCCATCTCCAACATATATAACATCTAATCCACTATATGTTTTTGCATTGTGAAGCTTACCCGTGTCATTTATCATGTGTGGTTGCTCCAGAATCAACATAAAAATTTTGATCATTAGTCTCATTGATGTTTAGTGTTGCTAAGGCTTGTGGAGCATCTTCTTCTTGGAAAGCATAATTGTACTTATTCCAGCAATTTATGGTAAAATGGTTATCCTTTCCATAGAATTGGCAATGAATAAACCTTCAGAATTTTTCTTGTTATGCTATTGAGGGTTTGTGTTCGTATTTCTCCAATGACTGCTATTGTTGCTCCACTGATGATTGTTACACCCCCAATGGTTCTTACTTGGCTTCTAGGTTGAATTTCCACTTTGATTGGTATGCCTTCCTGTGAAGTTGAAGATTCCTCTGCCTCTAAATTGTTGTATTCCTCCGCAATTTCTTCTACATCCTCTTTATACAACAAAAGCTTGTGTCATATTTACaaattgtttttcttcctcCCGTTGAAACAGGAACCATtgtgttaggaagtgtcccaaattcctaattagtatagattcctttttttgtaaagaatattatatagaatatttctaggttgatatattattgaaatattagacttccttatagaataaggaaggttgttggaaatatctctataaatattctaggtcatgaggggaaaagttatgagatggagatggacctgtagagactatacgaggtggatagagatgtgaggaagaatgggaGGTACTCTGTGGAGCGAGAGGGTTCATAgtagggtatggatacaaggagtggggaaacatgtgATGTTTCGgtaacccaatagttgtatttggttctgtcctctataatattctctattgtatagtggaatcattctctctcatctgtggacgtaggcatggttggtcgaaccacgttaaaacctcgtgtaccatatgtgtgattgttttatctttgtgttcttgaactaacattgttggcatcaaaacTTTCGCTGGCAcaacaactggtatcagagttTGGGTTGAATATTTCTagaagagtaaaagatcacaaagcacacaagatgaaaaaaaaaaaaaaaaggaatttttactTAAGGTGGAGTTGATTActctttcgtggtgatatgatacataaaggtttgtgtcatggagagattgaagattaacttcatggaatttggtccaaggtggagattgttaggaagtgtcccaaattcctaattagtatagattcctttttttgtaaagaatattatatagaatatttctaggttaatatattattgtaatattagacttccttatagaataaggaaggttgttggaaatatctctataaatattctaggtcatgagggaaAAAAGTCATGAGATGGAAATGGACCTGTAGAGATTATACGAGGTGGAtaaagatgtgaggaagaacagGAGGTACTCTGttgagcgagagggctcgtagtagggtatggatacaaggagtggggaaacatgtgATGTTTCAGGAACCCAatagttatatttggttctgtcctctgtaatattctctattgtatagtggaatcattctctctcatcctTGGACGTGGGCATgattggccgaaccacgttaaaacctcgtgtaccatatgtgtgattattttatctttgtgttctcaaactaacattgttggcatcaaagctttcgctggcacaacaactggtatcagagcttgggttaAAGATTTCTGGAAtagtaaaagatcacaaagcacacaagatgaaaacaaaaggaattttcacttaaggtggagtcgattgctctttcgtggtgatatgatacaaaaaggtttgtgtcatggagagattgaagattaacttcatggaatttggtccaaggtggagattgttaggaagtgtcccaaattcctaattagtatagattccttttttgtaaagaatattatatagaatatttctaggttgatatattattgtaatattagacttccttatagaataaggaaggttgttggaaatatctctataaatattctaagtcATAAGGggaaaagttatgagatggagatggatctgtaaagactatacgaggtggatagagatgtgaggaagaacgggaggtactcTGTGGAGCGAGATGGCTCATAgtagggtatggatacaaggagtggggaaacatgtgATGTTTCaagaacccaatagttgtatttggttctgtcctctgtaatattctctattgtatagtgaaaTCATTCTCTCTTATCCGTGGACATAGGCATGGTTggtcgaaccacgttaaaacctcgtgtaccgtatgtgtgattgttatatctttgtgttcttgaactaacattgttggcatcaaagctttcactGGCATTAcaactatacaatagagaatattacagaggacagaaccaaatacaattattgggttcccgaaacatcacatgtttccccactccttgtatccataccctactacgagccctctcgctccacagAGTACCtcccattcttcctcacatctctatccacctcatatagtctctataggtacatctccatctcataacttttttccctcatgacctagaatatttatagaaatatttccaacaaccttccttattctataaggaagtttaatattacaataatatatcaacctagaaatattctatataatattctttacaaaaaaggaatctatactaattaggaatttgggacacttcctaacaatctccaccttggaccaaatttcatgaagttaatcttcaagctctccatgacacaaacctttttgtatcatatcaccctaattaggaatttgggacacttcctaacaatctccaccttggaccaaatttcatgaagttaatcttcaagctctccatgacacaaacctttttgtatcatatcaccacgaaagagcaatcgactccaccttcagtgaaaattcattttgttttcatcttgtgtgttttgtgatcttttactcttccaaaaatcttcaacccaagctctgataccaattgtagtGACAACGAAAgttttgatgccaacaatgttagttcaagaacacaaagataaaacaatcacacatatgatacacgaggttttaacgtggttcggtcaaccatgcctacgtccacagatgagagagaatgaTTCCATTATACAATAAAGAATGTTACAGAGGACAAAACTAGATACAACTATTAGGTTTCCGAAACATCTCATGTTTCCCCattccttgtatccataccctacTACAAACTCTTTTGCTCCACCgagtacctcccgttcttcctcacatctctatccacctcataTAATCTCTACAGgttcatctccatctcataactttttcccctcatgatctagaatatttataaagatatttccaacaaccttccttattctataaggaagtctaatatttcaataatatatcaacttagaaatattctatataatattctttacaaaaaaggaatctatactaattaggaatttgggacacttcctaacaccATTGTTCATGGCTTTGCAAGGAAAAAACAAACTGATTAGAAGTAGAGTAAGGAGGTTTTGTAAGCTAGCATTGCTAGGTGAAAGTCTTGGTATTTAAGTCCAAGACTTCCAGCTAATTGAAAAACTTTGTCAACATCTGCCATTGGTTTATTTATGGCTGCCAAATTGTCACAGATTGACTTAAATCTCCTAACATATTCTTTAATGGACAAGGATCCTTTTTTCAAAGACCATAGATTGTCTTTTAGGCGTATTTCCTTCTCTTTGGTGTTAGGCAACAAATGTTCTTCAAGTGAAAACCACACTTGATGAGCTGTATCCACTCCAACAATCATCCCGATTACTTCTTCAATCACTATTCCAAGTAGCCAAGAAGAGAGTAGCCCATCATCGTTGATCTAGGCAACATATTGAGGATTCCAAAGCTTTTCTCCATTTtcaccatatttttcttcttcaagctTCTTAGCATCTGTGAGGTGGTATGCTATTTCGAAGACTTCTAATCAAAGGCAAAACTCGTGAACGCCATAGAAGAAAAGTTAGAAGTGTTTAACTTGATTAATACGAGGCTGGTGCACTGGCGAAAAGATTGGATAGCAAGATTGGTCGGGGTCATCTTGGCTGGCCATTTTTGACAGGATTTGACTGCTTTCAATTGGCTCTAATAGCATGTTGaggaaaaaaatcaagtaaGCAAGCaatggtataaattttgttgcttaattttttatgtgagaaaaaatagaagacaCCTGGTAGAGTAAGGGGTTATAGATACAAGAAATGGAGAAACATGATATGTTTTAGAAACCTAATAGTTCTATATGGTTTTTATCCTCTCTAGTATTTTCTATGATATAGTGGAATGATTCTCTCTCACTCGTGGATAAAAATATGGCTTCCTAAATTACGTCAAAACCTCGTATATATTTGTATGGATATCTTTGTActcttaattaaactaatattGTTTGCATTAAAACTTCAAGCAACCACAAAGAGAAAAACTACCATCTTGAAAATCCCATCATCAAAGATTTTGCCCTCAAATTGTACACAATGttttgaagattaaaaaaaatgctactAAATTCTTAGAATTTagattttgttattaattttcgAGACATGCCTTGGGTTATTCGGGAGTGTTGAAAAGGTAGTTTTCAATATCCAACTAATTTCAAAATGTCAAAGTGTTTAATAAAAGTTTCcttattttgtattttgtaaATAGTCTTATTGCTTTGTAtgtacacttttttttttttttaatcttatctcATTTCTTTTGTATTTGAAGCTCAATGTATTCGTATCattattcaatatttcatgttttaGCATACACTTAAATGGACCAAATTACATATTTGGTATAATATCCATTTAGTACcatgatatttttctttgtttcgaTACCAAAAAGATCTTAAATTCAATGGGCCCAAAACTTCCACCACCTTTTTCCTCAAGGGGCGTAATAAAAACTGCTTCATGCAATGCATGACAAGTGCAGAAAACGTTAACTTTGAATGCAAACTGTCCCCCCAAAATCTCTATATAAACAGTCACCCAACCCATGCCAAAACCACCGCTTCATAGAAAAAACCACAGAGAGAAATGGCAGTTTTCAAAGTCAGTTTCATGACTCTGGCTCTCTTCATTGTGGCCGGAATCTTATTTTCGGGTATCAATGTTGTCTCCGGCCAAGGTTGCAGAGGAGACTTCAGGAATCTGGCAGCACAATGCATGCCATATGTTCAAAAGCCCGGTCCGAAAACTCCACCCTCTAAGGGATGCTGCAATGCTGTCAGGACGGTGGACGTTCCATGCGCCTGCCAGCACCTGCCTCCAGGGGTCGGCGGCACTGTCAGCCTGGAGAAAGTAGCCTTTGTCTTGCGAGTCTGCGGCAAACCCCTTAAGCCCGGAACCAAATGTGGAAGTAAGTATATACAAAATATCGTGCAGCAGATTTTCATTACCAATTtgacaagaaaattttgaagtagaAGTACTAATCCCATATTTTATGCATGTGAAATGGACATATTTTTGgacattgatttttttctatgtAACTTGCAGGTTACACGGTGCCACCAGCAGTTTGAGAAGAAGACGAGTGAAAATGCAGAGATACATATAAGCTAGTACACtagtaaataaatttgtgtAGTTCCCTCTTTCATCTTATGTCACTAGAGACTTGATCTGGGGGGAATGTTCTGAAAGCTCATAAATCTACATGTTAGTAAAGAATCCTTTGGCTCTCTTGGTTTGATCTTGTATGagtttctcaaaatcaaatgaGTGTTTGGATACAAGGATTGATCATGATCCCCCAAGACTCAGACTTGTTAACAAATGATCATGAGGATATCACATCTCAGTCCTATTggtaataaaattttctatggACACAATCCAAACATACTTTTTGTTCCTTCAAAACTCTAATGAAATGCCCACAAAATTCTTGTAAATCTTCACGACTTTCTCCATTTTTGGCACAGCATATGACTTGCCCTTTTCAGAAGGTACCAAATTAAAGTGTCCTCATTCCATTCATGGCACATGCACATAAAAGGAAACGTACAATGCAGAGTGTGACGAAAAGTCATATAATCCTTACACCAAAAAAGACACTTTTAGAAGAAGAGTAAAGGCAGTTACATTGGTTTCATCACTTTGGCTTCCCTTGTTATTGCCAGCAATTCACACCAAAATGCAGTTCAcacaaattgttttttaaaaatatttttgattccCCAGTgcaagttattttaaaaatatttttcaaaaaagttaaaattaaagGCTTTATCAGAtaagttctttttaaaaataattttttatttttattttgtaaaaaacacaaattgtaaattcaatttatataatgtaaactatatttaatttttatcttattaaaaagaaaaacaaatgttaatttacaaataaatttaaaataaatatttttaataaaatatgaatattaataatataataaatcatatgttgtaatttttttataaaaattataaaaatatagatattaaaattaattgatttattttgttaaaaaataaataataataattcaaaattaataatttctaatactatttaaatgattttataaatattaaaaaaatatggatattaacatcttataaaagcataatttatttattttaaaaataataataataattattcaaaattaatcatttatgaaattatttcattttaaatgaatgtaaaaacaactaaaatttaattttttaagatataattagccaaaattttcattatatgcaTAGAATTAATTATTGATCAATTATGAAGATGACATTCTAGATTATTTTAgttaatctataattaattaatcaatttttttaatttcaaattattcttaataattacaaga
Proteins encoded:
- the LOC100244776 gene encoding uncharacterized protein LOC100244776 translates to MAVFKVSFMTLALFIVAGILFSGINVVSGQGCRGDFRNLAAQCMPYVQKPGPKTPPSKGCCNAVRTVDVPCACQHLPPGVGGTVSLEKVAFVLRVCGKPLKPGTKCGSYTVPPAV